The following are from one region of the Hippocampus zosterae strain Florida chromosome 9, ASM2543408v3, whole genome shotgun sequence genome:
- the hp1bp3 gene encoding heterochromatin protein 1-binding protein 3 isoform X1 codes for MPIRRVAATPTQEKPISATAETGRVETPEESPSIGSEQPVSSVDSTGKAAAKAGDAAEPAENGEKADKGAADKLDDTTEKKDLSGQSDKCKDCVAGQCATHCYVLLLRLKDGYKYKKAKVKKVKRTIPVWASVTAGKKLPVANYAGTHNRLDHLLIEAITSFNHRSGVSYQSVMKYIAKKCPEMELDKKKFHIKKAMKKQLEKGTIKQLKGKGLTGTFTIGKLTSASKKASSKQEALGDALPLIITRLCEPKEASYLLIKKYLEQHFPSLNIENRPEVLKSALVKAVERGQLEQITGKGASGTFQLKRTGNQVLLKGGTLEDAILAAITAMNEPKTCSTTTLRKYLVDANKDAKEYQLVANLRRTLTKCKVLGWMEQITGHGFTGTYQLCFPFYPSPTTLYPDKFNKVSTKPSSRSRRRVASDEDSAEEEEEKEEEEDEESEEEAPVRKRSTKRPPPRVRHPPAAKKASRGRGRPLAKTSPAKKAAAKKVTKAKVSASKPTTPVKKQVVAKRTKTPAVKRLNKRGSKRPATPEESPSEEQPKEKEQEPKLEVKPMAPKKRGAAKGSKPATPAKRPTKRGSAKLFKQEDSAPKEPEEAEEPEAKKPAGRPASRRSGANASVQPPAKKAAPGDKRSPRKSKRGKN; via the exons ATGCCGATTCGCAGAGTAGCAGCAACTCCAACTCAGGAGAAGCCCATCTCGGCCACAGCAGAAACAG GGCGCGTAGAGACCCCCGAGGAGTCTCCCTCCATCGGAAGCGAGCAGCCTGTGTCCTCCGTGGACTCCACTGGGAAGGCCGCGGCAAAGGCAGGTGACGCTGCCGAGCCAGCCGAGAACGGCGAGAAGGCGGACAAAGGGGCCGCCGACAAATTGGATGACACGACAGAGAAAAAAGA TTTATCCGGACAGAGTGACAAATGCAAGGACTGCGTGGCTGGCCAGTGCGCAACACACTGCTATGTTCTTCTACTAAG GCTGAAGGATGGCTACAAGTAcaagaaagccaaagttaagaaGGTGAAAAGGACCATCCCGGTGTGGGCCAGCGTCACCGCTGGAAAGAAACTTCCCGTCGCCAACTATGCCGGCACGCACAACAGACTGGACCATCTCCTCATCGAAGCCATTACG TCATTTAATCACAGGTCTGGAGTTTCCTACCAGTCAGTCATGAAGTACATTGCCAAAAAGTGTCCTGAAATGGAGCTGGACAAGAAGAAGTTTCACATCAAGAAGGCGATGAAGAAGCAGCTGGAGAAGGGAACCATCAAACAG CTGAAGGGCAAAGGCCTCACGGGAACTTTCACCATTGGAAAGCTGACTTCAGCCTCCAAA AAAGCCAGCTCGAAGCAGGAGGCTCTGGGAGACGCTCTGCCGCTCATCATTACGCGTCTGTGCGAGCCCAAAGAGGCTTCATACCTACTGATTAAGAAGTACCTGGAGCAGCACTTTCCCAGCCTTAACATCGAGAACAG GCCAGAAGTCCTGAAATCAGCCCTGGTGAAGGCGGTGGAGCGAGGACAACTAGAGCAAATTACAGGCAAGGGAGCCTCTGGAACCTTCCAG CTGAAGCGTACTGGAAACCAAGTGCTGCTGAAGGGAGGCACCTTGGAAGATGCCATTTTAGCGGCCATCACAGCCATGAACGAGCCCAAGACGTGCAGCACTACTACATTGCGCAAGTATCTGGTTGATGCCAACAAGGACGCCAAGGAGTACCAGCTTG tgGCCAATCTGAGAAGGACTCTCACCAAGTGTAAAGTCCTCGGCTGGATGGAACAGATCACCGGTCACGGTTTCACAGGGACATACCAGCTCTGCTTCCCGTTCTACCCAAG CCCAACTACGCTTTACCCTGACAAATTCAACAAGGTGTCCACCAAGCCCTCCTCCAGGTCCAGGCGGAGAGTTGCGTCTGACGAGGActccgcggaggaggaggaagagaaggaggaagaagaagatgaagagtcTGAGGAAGAAGCCCCCGTGCGGAAAAG GTCCACAAAGAGACCCCCTCCCAGGGTCCGCCATCCCCCTGCTGCCAAGAAGGCCAGCAGAGGACGAGGACGCCCATTGGCCAAAACATCTCCTGCCAAGAAAGCGGCAGCCAAGAAGGTGACTAAGGCCAAGGTGTCAGCTTCCAAACCCACCACTCCCGTCAAGAAGCAAGTGGTTGCCAAGAGGACAAAGACGCCCGCTGTCAAACGCCTGAACAAGCGGGGCTCCAAGCGACCCGCCACTCCGGAAGAATCCCCAAGTGAAGAGCAGCCCAAGGAAAAGGAGCAGGAGCCCAAATTGGAAGTGAAGCCCATGGCACCGAAGAAGCGGGGCGCCGCCAAGGGTTCGAAGCCGGCAACGCCGGCCAAGCGACCCACCAAAAGGGGCAGCGCGAAGCTTTTCAAGCAGGAAGACTCCGCTCCTAAGGAACCTGAGGAGGCAGAGGAGCCTGAAGCCAAGAAACCGGCGGGCAGACCTGCATCTAGGCGCTCCGGGGCCAATGCCAGTGTTCagccccccgccaaaaaagcAGCACCTGGAGACAAGCGTTCCCCCCGAAAGTCCAAAAGAGGAAAGAACTGA
- the hp1bp3 gene encoding heterochromatin protein 1-binding protein 3 isoform X2, with amino-acid sequence MPIRRVAATPTQEKPISATAETGRVETPEESPSIGSEQPVSSVDSTGKAAAKAGDAAEPAENGEKADKGAADKLDDTTEKKELKDGYKYKKAKVKKVKRTIPVWASVTAGKKLPVANYAGTHNRLDHLLIEAITSFNHRSGVSYQSVMKYIAKKCPEMELDKKKFHIKKAMKKQLEKGTIKQLKGKGLTGTFTIGKLTSASKKASSKQEALGDALPLIITRLCEPKEASYLLIKKYLEQHFPSLNIENRPEVLKSALVKAVERGQLEQITGKGASGTFQLKRTGNQVLLKGGTLEDAILAAITAMNEPKTCSTTTLRKYLVDANKDAKEYQLVANLRRTLTKCKVLGWMEQITGHGFTGTYQLCFPFYPSPTTLYPDKFNKVSTKPSSRSRRRVASDEDSAEEEEEKEEEEDEESEEEAPVRKRSTKRPPPRVRHPPAAKKASRGRGRPLAKTSPAKKAAAKKVTKAKVSASKPTTPVKKQVVAKRTKTPAVKRLNKRGSKRPATPEESPSEEQPKEKEQEPKLEVKPMAPKKRGAAKGSKPATPAKRPTKRGSAKLFKQEDSAPKEPEEAEEPEAKKPAGRPASRRSGANASVQPPAKKAAPGDKRSPRKSKRGKN; translated from the exons ATGCCGATTCGCAGAGTAGCAGCAACTCCAACTCAGGAGAAGCCCATCTCGGCCACAGCAGAAACAG GGCGCGTAGAGACCCCCGAGGAGTCTCCCTCCATCGGAAGCGAGCAGCCTGTGTCCTCCGTGGACTCCACTGGGAAGGCCGCGGCAAAGGCAGGTGACGCTGCCGAGCCAGCCGAGAACGGCGAGAAGGCGGACAAAGGGGCCGCCGACAAATTGGATGACACGACAGAGAAAAAAGA GCTGAAGGATGGCTACAAGTAcaagaaagccaaagttaagaaGGTGAAAAGGACCATCCCGGTGTGGGCCAGCGTCACCGCTGGAAAGAAACTTCCCGTCGCCAACTATGCCGGCACGCACAACAGACTGGACCATCTCCTCATCGAAGCCATTACG TCATTTAATCACAGGTCTGGAGTTTCCTACCAGTCAGTCATGAAGTACATTGCCAAAAAGTGTCCTGAAATGGAGCTGGACAAGAAGAAGTTTCACATCAAGAAGGCGATGAAGAAGCAGCTGGAGAAGGGAACCATCAAACAG CTGAAGGGCAAAGGCCTCACGGGAACTTTCACCATTGGAAAGCTGACTTCAGCCTCCAAA AAAGCCAGCTCGAAGCAGGAGGCTCTGGGAGACGCTCTGCCGCTCATCATTACGCGTCTGTGCGAGCCCAAAGAGGCTTCATACCTACTGATTAAGAAGTACCTGGAGCAGCACTTTCCCAGCCTTAACATCGAGAACAG GCCAGAAGTCCTGAAATCAGCCCTGGTGAAGGCGGTGGAGCGAGGACAACTAGAGCAAATTACAGGCAAGGGAGCCTCTGGAACCTTCCAG CTGAAGCGTACTGGAAACCAAGTGCTGCTGAAGGGAGGCACCTTGGAAGATGCCATTTTAGCGGCCATCACAGCCATGAACGAGCCCAAGACGTGCAGCACTACTACATTGCGCAAGTATCTGGTTGATGCCAACAAGGACGCCAAGGAGTACCAGCTTG tgGCCAATCTGAGAAGGACTCTCACCAAGTGTAAAGTCCTCGGCTGGATGGAACAGATCACCGGTCACGGTTTCACAGGGACATACCAGCTCTGCTTCCCGTTCTACCCAAG CCCAACTACGCTTTACCCTGACAAATTCAACAAGGTGTCCACCAAGCCCTCCTCCAGGTCCAGGCGGAGAGTTGCGTCTGACGAGGActccgcggaggaggaggaagagaaggaggaagaagaagatgaagagtcTGAGGAAGAAGCCCCCGTGCGGAAAAG GTCCACAAAGAGACCCCCTCCCAGGGTCCGCCATCCCCCTGCTGCCAAGAAGGCCAGCAGAGGACGAGGACGCCCATTGGCCAAAACATCTCCTGCCAAGAAAGCGGCAGCCAAGAAGGTGACTAAGGCCAAGGTGTCAGCTTCCAAACCCACCACTCCCGTCAAGAAGCAAGTGGTTGCCAAGAGGACAAAGACGCCCGCTGTCAAACGCCTGAACAAGCGGGGCTCCAAGCGACCCGCCACTCCGGAAGAATCCCCAAGTGAAGAGCAGCCCAAGGAAAAGGAGCAGGAGCCCAAATTGGAAGTGAAGCCCATGGCACCGAAGAAGCGGGGCGCCGCCAAGGGTTCGAAGCCGGCAACGCCGGCCAAGCGACCCACCAAAAGGGGCAGCGCGAAGCTTTTCAAGCAGGAAGACTCCGCTCCTAAGGAACCTGAGGAGGCAGAGGAGCCTGAAGCCAAGAAACCGGCGGGCAGACCTGCATCTAGGCGCTCCGGGGCCAATGCCAGTGTTCagccccccgccaaaaaagcAGCACCTGGAGACAAGCGTTCCCCCCGAAAGTCCAAAAGAGGAAAGAACTGA